In Gloeocapsa sp. DLM2.Bin57, a genomic segment contains:
- a CDS encoding proton extrusion protein PcxA (involved in light-induced Na+-dependent proton extrusion), producing the protein MQFPNVINNTRQWLANKPYRALEEAYQSILIVKAIESDHFNNKKVSHNSSNYSESVLRYFDKEIKRHLNFAQVRLNEFQMSKAFSKINNAKQDPDNYEVLEKLKLIDYYLLRYRGISPLNLNTSLTVIKPKFESKANQTSVLPRSFLTTLKRLKQQIDPQSEQTEEQVLNKFRSSRYKAYISVRFFLLLIIIPLLTHQITKQFFIYPLVERYSVNHEEVLFLNYEYEEEAFRELQTYEERLHFQELMGTRSKLSEEQKEELLEIKAQEIAREYQNKGTNALANVFADLCSLIAFILMLVTSKKDIAVVKSFMDDVVYGLSDSAKAFLIILLTDIFVGYHSPHGWEIVLERIAEHLGLPENREFNYLFIATFPVILDTILKYWIFRYLNRISPSAVATYRNMNE; encoded by the coding sequence ATGCAATTTCCCAATGTTATTAATAATACTAGACAATGGTTGGCTAATAAACCCTATCGAGCTTTAGAGGAAGCTTACCAGTCTATTTTAATCGTTAAAGCAATCGAATCGGATCATTTTAATAATAAAAAAGTTTCTCATAACTCTAGTAATTATAGTGAGAGTGTTTTACGTTATTTTGATAAGGAGATTAAGCGTCATCTCAATTTTGCTCAAGTTCGTCTGAATGAATTCCAAATGAGCAAAGCTTTTAGTAAAATTAATAACGCTAAACAAGATCCTGATAATTACGAAGTTTTAGAAAAACTTAAATTAATTGACTATTACCTCCTCCGCTATCGGGGAATATCTCCTCTTAATCTTAACACAAGTTTAACGGTAATTAAACCAAAATTTGAATCAAAAGCTAATCAAACTAGTGTTCTACCACGTTCTTTTTTAACAACTTTAAAAAGACTGAAACAACAAATAGATCCTCAGTCAGAACAAACCGAAGAACAAGTCTTAAATAAATTCCGTAGCTCTCGTTACAAAGCTTATATATCGGTTAGATTCTTTTTGCTTTTAATTATTATTCCCTTATTGACTCATCAAATTACTAAACAGTTCTTTATTTACCCTCTAGTAGAAAGATATAGTGTCAATCATGAAGAAGTATTGTTTCTTAATTATGAATACGAGGAAGAAGCCTTTAGAGAGTTGCAAACCTATGAAGAAAGACTACATTTTCAAGAACTGATGGGGACAAGAAGCAAACTATCAGAAGAACAAAAAGAAGAACTCTTAGAAATAAAAGCCCAAGAAATCGCTAGAGAATATCAAAATAAAGGTACGAATGCTTTAGCTAATGTTTTTGCTGATCTTTGTTCTTTGATTGCGTTTATTTTAATGTTAGTGACTAGTAAAAAAGATATAGCGGTTGTTAAATCTTTTATGGATGATGTTGTTTATGGATTAAGTGACTCAGCTAAAGCCTTCTTAATTATTCTCTTAACAGATATTTTTGTTGGTTACCACTCTCCCCATGGTTGGGAAATAGTTTTAGAAAGAATCGCTGAACATCTAGGTTTACCGGAAAATCGCGAATTTAACTACTTGTTTATCGCTACCTTTCCCGTTATTTTAGATACTATCCTCAAATATTGGATCTTCCGCTATTTAAATCGTATTTCTCCTTCAGCGGTGGCAACTTATCGTAATATGAACGAATAA
- the menB gene encoding 1,4-dihydroxy-2-naphthoyl-CoA synthase produces the protein MTTQWQIVKTYADILYHKQDGIAKITINRPEKRNAFRPKTVWELYDAFCDAREDQSIGVVLLTGAGPHTDGKYAFCSGGDQSVRGTGGYIDEEGTPRLNVLDLQRLIRSIPKVVIALVAGYAIGGGHVLHLICDLTIAADNAIFGQTGPKVGSFDGGFGASYLARIVGQKKAREIWFLCRQYNAQEALAMGLVNTVVPVEQLESEGINWAKEILSKSPIAIRCLKAAFNADCDGQAGLQELAGNATLLYYMTAEGAEGKQAFLEKRPPDFRQYPWLP, from the coding sequence ATGACAACACAATGGCAGATAGTTAAAACCTACGCAGACATACTCTATCATAAACAAGATGGTATCGCCAAAATCACCATCAATCGTCCCGAAAAAAGAAACGCCTTTAGACCAAAAACCGTTTGGGAACTCTATGACGCTTTTTGTGACGCTAGAGAAGACCAAAGCATAGGAGTAGTATTATTAACTGGCGCAGGTCCACACACCGACGGTAAATACGCCTTTTGTTCGGGAGGAGATCAAAGCGTTAGGGGAACAGGTGGATATATCGACGAAGAGGGAACACCTCGTCTCAACGTGTTAGATTTACAACGCTTAATTAGATCCATCCCTAAAGTAGTTATCGCCTTAGTCGCGGGTTACGCCATTGGTGGAGGTCACGTCTTACACTTGATTTGTGATTTGACCATTGCTGCAGATAACGCTATTTTCGGTCAAACAGGACCAAAAGTGGGTAGCTTTGATGGTGGTTTTGGGGCGAGTTATTTAGCGAGAATAGTAGGACAAAAAAAAGCGAGGGAAATTTGGTTTCTCTGTCGTCAATATAACGCCCAAGAGGCTTTAGCTATGGGTTTAGTTAATACCGTTGTCCCCGTAGAACAACTAGAAAGCGAGGGAATTAATTGGGCTAAAGAAATACTTAGCAAAAGTCCCATCGCTATCCGTTGTCTCAAAGCAGCTTTTAACGCCGATTGTGATGGTCAAGCAGGTTTACAAGAGTTAGCAGGTAACGCTACTCTACTCTATTATATGACCGCAGAAGGTGCAGAAGGTAAACAAGCTTTTCTGGAAAAACGTCCCCCAGATTTTCGTCAATATCCTTGGCTTCCTTAG
- a CDS encoding thioredoxin, with amino-acid sequence MSTVQIIEDSANFQEVIKSEQPVLAYFWASWCGPCRLVSPSIEWVSKEYGDRVIVIKLEIDKNQAAVAHCQVEGVPALRLFKNAAIIATHEGAITKQQLQGFLEPYI; translated from the coding sequence GTGAGTACCGTACAAATAATCGAAGATTCAGCCAACTTTCAAGAAGTAATCAAATCAGAACAACCAGTCTTGGCTTACTTTTGGGCTTCTTGGTGTGGTCCTTGTCGCTTAGTATCTCCCTCCATTGAATGGGTGAGTAAAGAATACGGCGATCGCGTTATAGTGATTAAACTAGAAATAGACAAAAATCAAGCAGCTGTCGCCCATTGTCAAGTAGAAGGAGTACCAGCTTTAAGATTATTTAAAAATGCAGCTATAATTGCTACTCACGAAGGGGCGATCACTAAACAACAATTACAAGGGTTTCTTGAACCCTATATCTAA